A region of Triplophysa dalaica isolate WHDGS20190420 chromosome 20, ASM1584641v1, whole genome shotgun sequence DNA encodes the following proteins:
- the rhoac gene encoding rho-related GTP-binding protein RhoA-C: MAAIRKKLVIVGDGACGKTCLLIVFSKDQFPEVYVPTVFENYVADIEVDGKQVELALWDTAGQEDYDRLRPLSYPDTDVILMCFSIDSPDSLENIPEKWTPEVKHFCPNVPIILVGNKKDLRNDEHTRRELAKMKQEPVKPEEGRDMANRINAFGYLECSAKTKDGVREVFEMATRAALQARKRGKKTGCLLL, translated from the exons atggCTGCTATTCGTAAAAAACTTGTCATAGTGGGTGATGGAGCTTGTGGAAAGACCTGTTTGCttattgtttttagtaaagATCAATTTCCTGAAGTCTACGTGCCCACAGTGTTTGAGAACTATGTTGCAGACATCGAGGTTGACGGAAAACAG GTGGAACTTGCCTTGTGGGATACTGCTGGACAGGAAGACTATGATCGGTTAAGACCCCTCTCCTACCCTGACACAGATGTCATTCTTATGTGCTTTTCCATTGACAGTCCTGATAGCTTGG AAAATATTCCAGAAAAGTGGACGCCAGAGGTAAAGCATTTCTGTCCGAATGTACCCATTATCCTAGTGGGTAACAAAAAGGATCTCCGAAATGATGAGCACACGCGAAGGGAACTTGCCAAAATGAAACAG gaGCCTGTAAAGCCAGAGGAAGGACGCGACATGGCCAACCGCATCAACGCCTTTGGGTATCTAGAATGCTCAGCCAAGACAAAAGATGGAGTGAGGGAGGTCTTCGAGATGGCCACCCGAGCTGCACTGCAAGCGAGGAAACGTGGCAAAAAGACTGGCTGTCTGCTGTTATAG